The following are from one region of the Magallana gigas chromosome 4, xbMagGiga1.1, whole genome shotgun sequence genome:
- the LOC105341599 gene encoding heat shock 70 kDa protein 12A-like, producing the protein MSARKVFSESLRFLVNSLFNEVRKQQTDIEMTDIRWVVTVPAIWSEPAKAFMRKTTVEAGIDSSMLTIALEPEAAALHVKLLPVERRICENENEDFETFAPGSNYIVVDVGGGTVDITAHEVLEDGRVKELIKATGGNWGGTKVDEEYMDFIKRLIGEDTAKYIEENIPSVFFEACREFEMAKRAIKPNSDGKFNVRIPSQIGETYSLVHCGRELKSVKTVFTKYEKHMDVSFTGDKLRLKSKDAEDFFAESITKIADFLSKLIQENGGNDITTIILVGGYAESAMLIEGIKSKFSHMRVIIPTEAAWSILKGAVIFGHSPNLIKHRRSQYTYGIGVNKKFKPSEHDEKHKYEENGEFRCWGLFSKLVEIDEIVSVGEHRKIDRHFHIKNCKEEGNFKLYASTLNSPKYVDEEDCFFIGHILSPGHEFLPKHIIYIDVYFGETQIMFIAQQPNSAKMVACYLGD; encoded by the exons ATGTCTGCTCGAAAAGTGTTTTCTGAATCACTCAGATTTTTAGTGAATTCACTGTTTAATGAAGTAAGGAAACAACAAACCGATATTGAAATGACCGATATTAGATGGGTTGTCACAGTGCCAGCAATCTGGTCTGAACCTGCAAAAGCATTTATGAGGAAAACTACAGTAGAG GCTGGAATTGACTCTAGTATGTTGACGATAGCTTTAGAACCTGAAGCGGCAGCTCTGCATGTTAAACTTCTTCCTGTAGAGAGGAGAATTTGTGAAAACGAGAATGAAGACTTCGAGACATTTGCTCCCGGATCCAATTACATTGTTGTGGATGTTGGAG GGGGTACAGTTGATATAACGGCGCACGAAGTGCTTGAAGACGGTCGCGTCAAAGAACTCATCAAAGCAACTGGAGGGAACTGGGGAGGTACAAAAGTGGACGAAGAATATATGGATTTTATCAAACGCCTCATTGGTGAAGATACTGCAAAGTACATTGAGGAAAACATACCAAGTGTATTTTTTGAAGCTTGTAGGGAGTTTGAAATGGCCAAAAGAGCAATCAAACCCAATTCTGACGGCAAATTTAATGTCAGGATTCCCTCTCAAATTGGGGAAACCTACTCATTAGTACATTGCGGTAGAGAGTTGAAATCAGTAAAAActgtctttacaaaatatgaaaaacatatgGACGTTTCATTTACTGGAGACAAACTGCGATTGAAATCAAAGGATGCCGAGGATTTCTTTGCTGAATCGATAACAAAAATTgctgattttctttcaaaacttATTCAGGAAAATGGCGGGAATGACATTACTACTATTATTCTTGTTGGTGGCTATGCAGAGTCTGCAATGCTTATTGAGGGAATTAAATCCAAGTTTTCTCACATGCGTGTAATCATCCCTACAGAAGCAGCATGGTCAATTTTGAAAGGCGCAGTCATTTTCGGTCACAGTCCTAACCTTATAAAACATAGACGAAGCCAGTATACCTATGGCATTGGCGTTAACAAAAAGTTCAAGCCTTCTGAACACGatgaaaaacataaatatgAGGAAAATGGAGAATTTCGATGTTGGGGGCTGTTTAGTAAACTAGTAGAGATCGATGAAATTGTATCTGTCGGAGAACACAGAAAAATTGATagacattttcatataaaaaactgTAAAGAGGAAgggaattttaaattgtacgCTAGTACATTAAACAGTCCAAAATATGTTGATGAGGAAGATTGTTTCTTCATCGGGCATATTCTGTCGCCTGGTCATGAGTTTCTTCCCAAACATATCATTTACATCGATGTGTATTTTGGAGAAACGCAAATCATGTTCATAGCACAACAACCAAATAGTGCTAAGATGGTTGCTTGCTATCTTGGCGATTGA